The stretch of DNA TGTATGCGCAACTAAGTGCGGCGGTATCCCTGAGCTAAACGCTCGCGGCTATGGCCTCGACTGTAATAGGCAGACTCATCGTATCAACGACGAGATTGCCATTTTTGCCTCTTCACTTTATTGCCTGCAGTCGCGTGTCATCGCCAATGCACAGGAATGGTCAGTCCGAGCACTCGCGAAATATTTTCGAGTGCAGCGACAATTTCTTGATGTCGATTTTTATCGTAGGCGTGTCCAGAATCTCGCTGCGATAAAATGCTTTTCAATTCATGAAGATTATGTAGGTCCAAAGCGTAGAGATTTCTCCAAGTCAACTCACCGAACAATTTGTATATGACCTCGGTGCCGTCTCGATCGCTAACTAATCTATTCGGTCCTATTAACTTTACCAGAGCTTCTTCAGCTTCTTCTTTTGTTTCGAAAGTGTATAAATGTTGCAATAGTGCACCAATGGCGACAGGTTAATTCGATGACCCGGTACGACGGACTCCTTCCCACCGAGCAGATTCTCTAGGATATTGCACGCCGGTACTCTAGGCTGTCAACAACCAGTGTTGAACGGCTAAGTTTTACCCGAACATGCCGTGAAGAAACCACCGCGGCTCGACGGTACCGTCTTCCGTCGCGACCCGCTCCCTGTAGATCCAATAGAAAACTTTATCGTCCGCTTCCGCGATGAAGTAATCGCGAGACTGCGCCGTCGACCACCATCCCGCCTCAATACGCTCGGGCTTCGATACGATCTTCAACGGCGAACTGTAATAGGGCCGGTCATCGCGCATCAACAATGGGATCGGCTTAGCGAGAATCCACGTAGGGCGGATAAATTGATCCACATTTGGCGGCAAGGCCGCCTCCAGCTGCCCGGGCCGTACAGGCGTCGAAATGGACGCCCAGGCATTCGCGAATTCTGGCCGGTAGTCGGCCTTCGGGTCCGGCCTTAAGACATTCTCGGCGCCGAGACGCGCCATCAGTACCTCGAGCAGTTGTTGCTGGTCTTCCTCACTGCCCCCGGGATCAGGGAACAGCGACTCGCTCGGCGGCGCCATGGGCACGACATCGGTTGCCTCGAGCACCAGCCCAATGACCGGTGCCTCGAGTACTTGCCGGCCGAGCCGCTCTTTCAGCAGTCTCACCAGGTGATCGTCGCGCCATACAGGATCGGCAAGCGTGATCTCGAGCGTTGACGGCGGCCGCGCAACCCGTCCGCGCTCATGAATCATTTCGAGCACAATCCTTCGAACGGCAAGCTGGCGAGCGGTCAGCCAGCCGAGCATTTGCAATATCAACCGGTGACCACCGGCCAACAATTCGTCGGCTTTTTCGACGCGATCGAAGATCTCGATCCGAGCACGAAACACTTCGGGTGGCTCGATCCAGTTATGGAGTTCCGTCGACAGGCCATACGCCGCGTCCAGAACTTCGAGCAGCTCGCGGCCGCAGCGACGCTGCAGGCCAGGACGCGGCAACCGACGGAGCTCGCCGACCGTAGTGCAGCCGATCCCGTCAAGCCAGACGGAGAAACGTCGCGCCGGCGGCAAGACAGAAACCGGGACAGGCCCAAGACGTCGCTGCAGCGTGAGCATTTTCAATGTACGTGGGCGGCCCGCGCCTCTGGCCAGCACCCATGCGCCACGGGCCGTCGGGGCGCAACTGATCCGCCCCGTAAAACCTAGGGCTCGCATGTCGGCGCTGATGCGGCTGCACAGCCGGCGCACGCCGCCGAACAACGTCAGGGATGCCCCGACGTTCATCAACAGCACCGACTCTTCGAAATGTGTAACCTCCGGCGTGTACTGCAGCAAGGCCATTGCGATCGCATCCAGGCAATCCTCTTCACGTACGATGTCGCGCTCTAGGATGACGGTGTGAGGCGCGAGCATAAGAACCCCACCGCGTCCCATGCCATGCCGGACACCTTCACGGCGCGCCGAGTCGGACATCGCCATGACGTGCTGGCCTTCTACGATCGCACAACAGGGGTCGGGCAGGTGGCGGGGAAAGTACGCCTCCAAAGCCAGGTGGGGGAGGTAGACCGCAACCCAAAGACGCATGGTCCGCTAGTCTAGGTCGCTGGAGATGAGCTGCACGTACCAGGACTGGACGCTGCATTGCCGGTTCGCTTCGTTGAACTCGAAGCCACTGATGGTCATGCTGCCGTCGCCGATCCACCGCACCACCGCATCTCGCAGGCGCGGCAGGACGTCGCTTCCTACGCCTTCGTTGCGCAGGATGGCCAGGTACATGCTGCGTCGAAATTCATGATCATGCTGTTCCGTCAACGTGAGTCTGCCGATATGCACGGGTTGTGCCGTGATTGCTCGATGCCGAGGCAGTGGCCGGCCGTTCTCGAATAGCTGCGCGACGCGAACAAACATGACATTTGGAAATACTGTATAAAATTACAGTATAACAGACGTCCATGTTGCCGAAATGGCTGTAGGCACAAAGATAATGCATGTGCAAGGGTGAAAATTCACACTCGTGTGAGGATTCTCCCGATTTTCTTGCTACTCTATCAATGCACCAAGCAGTTATCGTACGGCTGATCTGATAAAGTTCACTATATTGCTGCACTAAGCAGTGTTAGATTTTCACGCCTGATTTATAATTACTGTTTCGCAACTTTTTGTGGCATCCATTCCGACAAGCTTTAACAAATCATGCTAAGAAACGATCAGAAGGCAGCGATTCGTCAGGGCTTCGAAATGGGCTTTTCCGACACTCGTATTGCTCGCGGTGTACCGGACATTAACCACATGCAGGTCTACAACTACCGTCACAAGCTGAAGATACCCACCAAGGATATCGTCAACCGGCGCTACGACATTTGGACCGAACTCATCTACAAAGGCGTCAGCATCAGCCAGATTGCTAAGATGTACGACGTCACGGAAAACAGCATCAAAGTGCTACTCTGGAAGAACCGCAATATCTCCTTGGTCGAAGCGAAGGCCCGAGTGTTGAAACTGCGTGAGGAAAACCAGCAACTTGAGCTTGGCGATGGGATACCGAGTCTTGGTCAGCTCGGCCTGCAGTTCAAGCCGATCACGCCCGAGGACAACACGGAGTAGGGCGCCCTCTCTACATACCGCACTTTCGCGCGCGAAAGTGAACCGTCTGGCTAATTTCTGGAAGTGACATTTGCTATTGCGGCCGGACGGCCGTAGCCGGCGCATCCTGGACGCGCTTGGATCCCTCGAACTGGTATACGGCAGCGAATTCGCCATCGGCAGATACGAAGTTCACGGATATGTCCAAGGTTCCGGCCGGCAGGGCGTCCATCAACTGCTGCAGCTTCCCGTCGCTGATCGTGAAGCTATTGTCTGCCGGATGAAACACCCAGTAGGCCTTCAGTGCCAGGCGCTCCCTTTTCGGCCCGAGGATCAGGCCGTCACTGTCTTTCGCCAGGTCCAATGGTCCCACGCCCTCCAACTTGAACGTCAGCGACTCGCCCGTGAAAACGTTGTCCGGGCCTAGCCCAGCGATTGTCAGCGCCGGTAAGGAGGGCGCGTCGTCGGTTTCCTTTAATGCCGTAACGTGCACCGTCTGAACGGTGCCATGTGCCGTCGGCGCCGACGCAGATGGATTCAGCCCGGTGACAGCCCGAAAACCGGACGACGGCACTTGCCGCTGGCCCAAGGCATTGGGAAGACGCGCTGACAATGCTTGCGCCGCCAAACCGTGCCCCGGGCAGGCATACTGCAGGCGCTGGCTCGGGTGGGGGTGGTGGTCGCCTTTCTCCTGATAGCCTTTCATGAACTCGCCCCAATACCTGGCGACGGTTTCCTCCATTGCCCTGCATCCAACCAGACCAACCGCGATGTGGTCGGCATCGCTTTCGCGGCCTTCCGCCCCACGCTCGGTCCAGCGGGTCCAGAAGCGGTATGCGTCCAGGCGCGCGATATGGCCAACTTCGTGCGCCAGGATGAAACGCACTTCGTTGTCGCTCCACTTTGACGCGTCCAGCATTTCGGGGGGAATAACAATCACGGCGTTGCCGGAAAAGGCGCCCGCCGAAGCCGGAACACTGCCGACGACGAACGTCGGCTTCAGCCGCAGCTTAAGGCGATCGGCGTAGGCGCCGACCTCTTGGACAATGAAGCGTTCCCGCGCCGTCGTTTCCGACATGCGCGGGCCCAGCCTCTGGTAGATCTGATATGGCCAGTCGTACAACATGGCCAGCAGCACCGCCGAGTAGATCGTGTTCGCGATCCTGCTCGTATAACGAGGACGTCGAGGACGAGGAGCAGCCGGCGCTATTGAACTCATGCGATACCAAGGTCAGTATTTGGAGGATCCGTACCCGCCGCCTGAGCCATAGCCTCTGCCACCGATGTCATGCCGGCCAGCCATCGGCGTACCGTCCACGTTGACGCTCGGTGAACGGAAGCGCTCCCGCATTTCTTTGCTCATGGTGTGACCTTCACCCTTTTTCGACAGGGATTCCAGGTTGCGAAGGATATTTCGGAAAAGCTGCAACATGATTCCTCCATTATTGATTGCTGCGAGCCCACCAGCACAACAAGAGAACGACGATCGCAGCCCCCACGAGGAGCCAGGAGCGTTTCTCCTTCTTCGAGATCTTGTGTGCCGCAAAGGCCGCAAAGGCGTTATTGCCACGATTTGCCGGTTTGTTGTCGTTCCTGTTGTTCATGACGAGCTCCTATGCTAAACGATGGGGGGAAAAGCGTCTCACTTCTTGTCAGGTATGTCGAAACGGCTGGGTTTTTTCTCGCCTTGCATAAACTCGGGCAAGGTTTCCTTCAAATTGGCACCAATGTTGGTTCGCGCGCGGTCTCGCGTACCTTCCGCTCCGGCACCCGCCAGACCTGCGCGGTGCGCCGCCGCGGTCGCATTCAAGCGGCCC from Massilia sp. WG5 encodes:
- a CDS encoding M48 family metalloprotease; the protein is MSETTARERFIVQEVGAYADRLKLRLKPTFVVGSVPASAGAFSGNAVIVIPPEMLDASKWSDNEVRFILAHEVGHIARLDAYRFWTRWTERGAEGRESDADHIAVGLVGCRAMEETVARYWGEFMKGYQEKGDHHPHPSQRLQYACPGHGLAAQALSARLPNALGQRQVPSSGFRAVTGLNPSASAPTAHGTVQTVHVTALKETDDAPSLPALTIAGLGPDNVFTGESLTFKLEGVGPLDLAKDSDGLILGPKRERLALKAYWVFHPADNSFTISDGKLQQLMDALPAGTLDISVNFVSADGEFAAVYQFEGSKRVQDAPATAVRPQ
- a CDS encoding DNA polymerase Y family protein is translated as MAMSDSARREGVRHGMGRGGVLMLAPHTVILERDIVREEDCLDAIAMALLQYTPEVTHFEESVLLMNVGASLTLFGGVRRLCSRISADMRALGFTGRISCAPTARGAWVLARGAGRPRTLKMLTLQRRLGPVPVSVLPPARRFSVWLDGIGCTTVGELRRLPRPGLQRRCGRELLEVLDAAYGLSTELHNWIEPPEVFRARIEIFDRVEKADELLAGGHRLILQMLGWLTARQLAVRRIVLEMIHERGRVARPPSTLEITLADPVWRDDHLVRLLKERLGRQVLEAPVIGLVLEATDVVPMAPPSESLFPDPGGSEEDQQQLLEVLMARLGAENVLRPDPKADYRPEFANAWASISTPVRPGQLEAALPPNVDQFIRPTWILAKPIPLLMRDDRPYYSSPLKIVSKPERIEAGWWSTAQSRDYFIAEADDKVFYWIYRERVATEDGTVEPRWFLHGMFG